The Hemibagrus wyckioides isolate EC202008001 linkage group LG13, SWU_Hwy_1.0, whole genome shotgun sequence DNA window CTACCCCCACCCACGGCAAAAAGAGACAACTTTGGGAAAACTGAAGACGTTATAAAGATAGAGCTGGAAAATGTATCGCTATGGAAACAGTTTAGCACCGTTGGCACTGAGATGATCATCACCAAGAAGGGCAGGTagtgcatttttttattattaattgatGCAGACATGAAAGTGAAATCTAATGGTTATTTGTATCCCAATTGCATTTCCATACCATTTTACTCTATATTTTTTAAGCTGTCCTCTGTCTAATTTGTTAATTTCTttcataaataaagacaaataatataaaatggtaTTGTGCCTTTAAAGACTCTTTATATATTCACATAGAAATAAGTGCAAAGTATGTGGCATGATTGTTGTTATGTATAGAATCTTGTACCTAGGATAAGTTCTAGATACCCCTGAACAGGATGtagtgcttactgaagatgaatgaatgacctTAATGTTATTAAACATTCCTATATTCATTTCTCTCCATCAGACGTATGTTTCCTCAGCTAAAAGTGAAGGTGTCTGGCTTGAACCCATCCCTGCGTTAcatcctcctgctggacatcataCCCGTAGACTCCTTCCGCTATCGTTTCCAGGATGACAATTGGCAGGTGGTGGGAGGAGCTGAAGCTCGACTTCCAGACAGGGTGTTCATCCACCCCGACTCTCCCGCAACTGGTGAACACTGGCAGAACCGGACCATATCTTTCCATCGAGCCAAACTCACCAACAACACACTGGACGGACAAGGATATGTGAGTATATACATCATGCTTATCatggtctgtttttatttcctctgtgAATCTAGTTCTTAGAAAGAATTAGAGTCATAGAAAGGCTATTGCCCCTTTAAAAGCATTTTACCTTCTTTTGTCCACCATCTCTGACCACCAGATCATTCTGCACTCCCTGCACAAGTACCAAGCGAGAGTGCATGTGGTTGAAACCAGGGATGTGATGATGTGGGGTGGAGCTcaacacaccttcaccttcccTGAGACCCAGTTCATCACTGTTACAGCCTACCAGAACAACAaggtataaataaattcatgttAAAGGACAGACAGAGTAGTATAAACCACTGGAAGAGGATCATTTCACTTTAACATGACTcaataatgttttcttcagATAACTGAACTGAAGATCAATTCCAATCCCTTTGCCAAAGGTTTCAGGGAGAATGGCATGAACAGCAAGAAGTAAGTCCTGTCAATTATTTATAGAAAAACATGTCTGTGGAAAAGCATGTCATTATTAaacatatcatttttttcttccagacAAAGGGAGGCGAGGCAAAAGAGGAAATTAAACTACCCCAATCAAGAGGAACCTTTAGACATTGGTAACCAAACTCACTTCAAAATTTCTCGAAACAGACACCAAATAGACGGAATAGTTCTAGTTCTTTCTGTGACTCAgcgtttgtctttctttccaccAGAATCATGTGACCCATGTGATTCCACCGAGGTGTTACCACAGCCCATGGGACTGGAAAGCACCACTCTGTCGCTGTCTGATTCAGGTTTCTGCTCCGATGTGCCATCTATACCAGAGCAGGCAGTACAGCAGCATAGCACTGGTCAAACATTTCTGAGTTCCCAGATGACTCAGATGTCAGAGATTTCAGAGATTCCAGAGTCAGTAGAGAACCAACCTCAGTCCACATCTAATAACGAGGTGAACAATGGATTGCTTGATGGGTAAGTCTTACACTACAAATAAACCTACCATATATAAAGCGCAAACTATAGTCATATGCTTcttttaaatctatttaatgAATTATGTGAAAGAAAACACTGCCAGTGTTTCATACATAACTGTTTCTTTTCAACAGCTCTACCCAGATGATTGGCCTTTCCTCATACACTACATATGCAGCTCCCTCAATTCCACCTTCATCTCATCTGTCAGTGCCTCTATCACAGCCTACATCCCTCTATTCATCTTTGTCCTCCACTCAGACTGATCTACCATCCTCTCATTCCAATCCTACATCTGTGCAAAATTATTCATCCCTAGCTTCATCACACTATCCTACCATGGATTCCTCTTCTCCAATCACCTCCACTGCTACCCCTCCCCAAGATTCTACACATACCTCTATGTGTCACTCATCTTCTTCACCACAGTTGCCCTCTTCCTCCTACCACTCCATTCTTCCATCCCAAGAAAACCTAAGccctcacacacccacaaacccaCCTTTCCATTCCCTTCCTCAACCTTCTTGCCAGTCCATCAACAGCTGCGCTCCTGGTCTATCTGTTGACACAGCTCAGAGCCAGGCGATTGGTGGTTTGGCTTCCTCCAATTCTACACCCTCTGCTGTTCAAGACTCCACCCCAACTGCCTTCCCCTTTCCACCAGTGCAATCCTCCAGTAATCCAGATTCCACCACTCCCCCATCCCAAATCCTATCCCAAACTGCCTTTCCCTTTCCTCCAGTGACGCATCCAAATGGACAACCAG harbors:
- the tbx6 gene encoding T-box transcription factor TBX6, which encodes MLGVEMYPSLALAAQRLGDCCYRDREPPAHVSLYPTSCDMAARSLPPRLLPPPTAKRDNFGKTEDVIKIELENVSLWKQFSTVGTEMIITKKGRRMFPQLKVKVSGLNPSLRYILLLDIIPVDSFRYRFQDDNWQVVGGAEARLPDRVFIHPDSPATGEHWQNRTISFHRAKLTNNTLDGQGYIILHSLHKYQARVHVVETRDVMMWGGAQHTFTFPETQFITVTAYQNNKITELKINSNPFAKGFRENGMNSKKQREARQKRKLNYPNQEEPLDIESCDPCDSTEVLPQPMGLESTTLSLSDSGFCSDVPSIPEQAVQQHSTGQTFLSSQMTQMSEISEIPESVENQPQSTSNNEVNNGLLDGSTQMIGLSSYTTYAAPSIPPSSHLSVPLSQPTSLYSSLSSTQTDLPSSHSNPTSVQNYSSLASSHYPTMDSSSPITSTATPPQDSTHTSMCHSSSSPQLPSSSYHSILPSQENLSPHTPTNPPFHSLPQPSCQSINSCAPGLSVDTAQSQAIGGLASSNSTPSAVQDSTPTAFPFPPVQSSSNPDSTTPPSQILSQTAFPFPPVTHPNGQPDTNQIPAAFTFNSVPESTSTPLNTPSDQESNTTAFPFPPQPSNTSTSTSLPVQTLAPYSFQSSATIHMNHSTYQNPTSSANGSFNQMSSVNGARSQVLTNPIVNSISASSLSHVVPGSISNSTQASHISYPLPASIPSGPPPLQNVAIPTLASSQVVPTLPNIAQVQPTMTQSFSTSTLSSIPPQFANASQVPSQSFAPMPASTASLLPHSALQNHPMPGSTHTQYTATSAAYPPVAPSEIGSFPQLNAAAPYLPDMVLHPSLLPSLDNTLPSSATSLYNPFPSYPLRLCQDPRSSFHLQLRHIYRQPQHVHANSQGSYLDLGGRPAF